The Bradysia coprophila strain Holo2 unplaced genomic scaffold, BU_Bcop_v1 contig_732, whole genome shotgun sequence genome has a window encoding:
- the LOC119084485 gene encoding inositol hexakisphosphate and diphosphoinositol-pentakisphosphate kinase isoform X2: MEWTWLKDWWRLKKLRRNNQLRHNNHNGDDVDDDTLNSGYEDEDFDDMCYCDECMNGDIDLIQNNDGADSDCSTSSTGKQVLVGICAMSKKTQSKPMKEILTRLQEFEYIKMVVFDEEVILKDPVESWPICDCLISFHSKGFPLEKAIQYAQLRKPYVINNLHMQYDIQDRRRVYSILESVGIEIPRYGVLDRDSPDPKQHELVESEDHVEVNGITFNKPFVEKPVSAEDHNIYIYYPTSAGGGSQRLFRKIGSRSSVYSPESRVRKTGSFIYEDFMPTDGTGTDVKVYTVGPDYAHAEARKSPALDGKVERDSEGKEIRYPVILSNHEKMISRKVCMAFQQTVCGFDLLRANGKSFVCDVNGFSFVKNSNKYYDDCAKILGNMILRELAPTLHIPWSVPFQLDDPPIVPTTFGKMMELRCVVAVIRHGDRTPKQKMKVEVRHPKFFEIFEKYDGYKHGHVKLKRPKQLQEILDIARYLLSEIQTAEVEIEEKQGKLEQLKSVLEMYGHFSGINRKVQMKYQPKGRPRGSSSDDGNSSSTHVPKEPSLVLILKWGGELTPAGRIQAEELGRIFRCMYPGGQGRQEYGTQGLGLLRLHSTFRHDLKIYASDEGRVQMTAAAFAKGLLALEGELTPILVQMVKSANTNGLLDNDCDSSKYQNMAKNRLHELMQIDREFTAEDRLEINPSNSISINQAIDFVKNPVKCCTHVQLLIQTLLSIVNVKKDDPKTRDAILYHGETWDLMGRRWGKIEKDFSTKNKSFDISKIPDIYDCIKYDLQHNQHTLQYDQAEELYIYAKYLADIVIPQEYGLTIQEKLTIGQGICTPLLKKIKSDLQRNIEEVGNESVNRLNPRYSHGVSSPGRHVRTRLYFTSESHVHSLLTVLRFGGLLDVLNDEQWSRAMQYISMVSELNYMSQIVIMLYEDPTKDPTSEERFHVELHFSPGVNCCVQKNLPPGPGFRPHSRNDSVTSKNTSGDEEPSQSKIEEESDTFAESVSGSSSKTLLADSTDEPSELPKMTNKNRHSKVSKPIPIGMHHTVCGHEAKDLAKRLTDELASQQAHHSGSLGSQRTNSPESEPRARSFENREAKTKSDHKYYQSLQAVNNQDTTPSPSNSSTVRRQRHSLSGQMSYYKMLGFGGYSKKMATSTNSLFSTAVISGSSSAPNLRDMIPCTASSSVLEGFGGVPPIRPLETLHNALSLKQLDGFLEKMVTVPLFKTPASSSPTPIQTPQTLPDKIGTLASWSCQTSMSSTSAMSSGGPSSPNISDSLNSRSDFSISLASNDGGVLATEFSQMFQMLDNELGPESTQFAFDQFRQNSEEKTLVGKSSLIAQDREKTNIDSFEGLDDEEDEPTISNDNYNVHQISPSKKPDSLSDGTNLENVNPFDSQARREGISRIQKQISLCERDDSRDLKQLTRDVDNFTRRPGSGHIAKRWIDSAPQQTNYVSADNVCNTSFYIGRSPIKNSMIDSADPKTMSCMNLKSCAGPSISPGAVVVKEKFIETPAPLRVAKSFHGNTAFLKYKCKKSKKLDAGISTRSSGDITRPASSSDIKHRFVTTKVNEVDFASCKSAESDENK; this comes from the exons atggAATGGACATGGCTCAAAGATTGGTGGCGTTTGAAAAAGCTGCGCCGAAACAATCAATTACGGCACAATAATCATAATGGCGATGACGTCGACGACGATACCTTGAATAGTGGCTATGAGGACGAGGATTTCGATGATATGTGTTACTGTGATGAGTGTATGAAT GGCGATATTGATCTAATCCAAAACAATGACGGTGCCGACTCGGATTGCAGTACATCTTCGACTGGTAAACAGGTTCTGGTTGGCATTTGTGCCATGTCCAAGAAAACCCAATCGAAACCGATGAAGGAAATTCTGACACGACTCCAGGAATTTGAGTACATTAAGATGGTGGTGTTTGACGAGGAAGTCATTCTCAAA GATCCGGTAGAAAGTTGGCCAATTTGCGACTGCTTGATATCGTTCCATTCGAAAGGATTCCCGTTGGAAAAGGCTATACAATACGCACAATTGCGCAAGCCCTATGTGATAAACAATCTGCATATGCAGTATGATATACAG GATCGTCGTAgagtttattcaattttagaaTCGGTTGGCATCGAAATTCCCCGATACGGAGTGTTAGATAGAGATTCACCGGATCCAAAAC AACATGAATTAGTTGAGAGCGAAGATCATGTTGAAGTGAATGGCATCACATTCAATAAGCCATTCGTTGAGAAACCAGTGTCGGCAGAAGACCATaacatttacatttattaTCCGACATCGGCCGGTGGCGGTAGTCAACGCTTATTTAGAAAG ATTGGAAGCCGGAGTAGTGTTTACTCACCAGAGTCTAGAGTTCGTAAAACAggttcatttatttatgaagatTTTATGCCGACGGATG gtACAGGAACTGATGTCAAAGTCTATACAGTTGGACCCGACTACGCCCATGCCGAAGCTCGTAAGAGTCCAGCCCTCGATGGTAAAGTGGAACGTGATAGCGAAGGAAAAGAGATTCGTTATCCGGTCATACTGTCGAATCACGAGAAAATGATATCGCGGAAAGTGTGCATGGCCTTTCAGCAGACGGTTTGCGGATTTGATTTGTTGAG AGCGAACGGAAAGTCGTTTGTCTGTGATGTGAATGGATTCAGTTTCGTCAAAAATTCTAACAAATATTATGACGACTGTGCCAAGATATTAGGTAATATGATACTTAGAGAACTAGCACCGACACTACATATCCCCTGGTCGGTACCATTCCAATTGGACGATCCACCCATTGTGCCGACGACATTTGGTAAAATGATGGAATTAAGATGTGTCGTTGCCGTTATACGGCATGGTGATCGGACGCCGAAACAAAAGATGAAAGTGGAAGTTCGTCATCCAAA AttctttgaaatatttgagaaatACGACGGTTACAAACATGGTCACGTGAAGCTTAAACGGCCGAAGCAATTGCAGGAAATTTTAG ACATAGCACGGTACTTGCTTAGCGAAATACAAACGGCAGAGGTCGAAATCGAGGAAAAGCAGGGAAAACTGGAACAACTGAAAAGTGTTTTGGAAAT GTATGGCCACTTTTCCGGCATCAATCGTAAAGTTCAAATGAAATATCAACCGAAGGGACGACCGCGCGGATCCAGTTCGGATGATGGTAACAGTTCAAGTACTC ATGTTCCCAAAGAACCGTCTTTGGTGCTAATATTAAAGTGGGGCGGTGAACTCACTCCAGCCGGACGAATACAAGCCGAAGAACTCGGGCGAATATTTCGTTGCATGTATCCAG GTGGCCAAGGTAGACAGGAATACGGTACACAAGGCTTAGGTCTTTTAAg ATTGCATTCGACATTTCGTCACGATTTGAAGATCTACGCATCCGATGAGGGACGTGTGCAAATGACTGCGGCTGCTTTCGCTAAAGGTTTACTGGCATTGGAAGGTGAATTAACGCCAATTCTTGTACAAATGGTTAAAAGTGCAAATACCAACGGATTGTTGGACAATGACTGTGATTCGAGTAAATATCAAAACAT GGCCAAAAATCGATTACACGAATTGATGCAAATTGACCGTGAGTTTACAGCAGAGGATCGACTGGAGATAAATCCATCGAATAGTATTAGCATCAATCAAG CCATTGACTTCGTAAAAAATCCGGTCAAATGCTGTACCCATGTTCAGCTACTCATCCAAACGCTGTTGTCAATTGTTAATGTTAAAAAAGACGATCCGAAAACTCGCGATGCTATTTTGTATCATGGCGAAACATGGGACCTGATGGGCCGTAGATggggaaaaattgaaaaggatTTTTCCACTAAAAACAAGTCCTTCGACATATCCAAGATACCGG ACATTTACGATTGCATCAAATACGACCTGCAACACAATCAACATACTTTACAATACGATCAGGCCGAAGAACTGTACATTTATGCGAAATACTTGGCTGACATTGTAATACCTCAAGAGTATGGCCTTACCATTCAGGAAAAATTGACCATTGGCCAGGGAATATGCACACCATTGCTGAAAAAGATCAAATCCGATCTGCAACGTAACATCGAAGAAGTGGGAAACGAAAGTGTGAACCGGTTAAATCCCCGATACAGTCATGGCGTTTCAAGTCCTGGTAGGCACGTTCGTACCCGTCTATATTTTACGAGTGAATCGCACGTTCACTCGTTGCTGACTGTGTTGCGTTTCGGCGGCTTATTGGATGTGTTGAATGACGAACAGTGGAGCCGGGCCATGCAATACATATCGATGGTTTCCGAATTGAATTACATGTCGCAAATTGTGATAATGCTTTACGAGGATCCAACGAAAGATCCCACCTCCGAGGAACGCTTCCATGTCGAGTTGCACTTTAGTCCCGGTGTAAATTGTTGTGTTCAGAAAAATCTACCGCCGGGGCCTGGGTTCCGACCTCACAGTCGGAATGACTCCGTAACTTCGAAGAACACG AGTGGCGATGAGGAACCGTCCCAATCGAAAATCGAAGAGGAAAGTGACACCTTCGCTGAAAGTGTATCCGGATCTTCATCGAAAACCTTACTAGCCGATTCG ACCGATGAGCCGAGCGAACTGCCAAAGATGACCAACAAAAATCGCCATTCGAAAGTCTCCAAACCAATACCAATCGGAATGCACCACACAGTATGCGGACACGAGGCAAAAGATTTGGCGAAAAGATTGACCGACGAATTGGCATCGCAACAGGCACATCATAGTGGATCGTTGGGTTCGCAACGCACAAACAGTCCGGAAAGTGAGCCGCGTGCACGATCTTTCGAGAATCGCGAGGCCAAAACGAAAA gTGACCACAAGTACTACCAGAGTCTGCAAGCGGTGAACAACCAAG ACACAACTCCATCGCCAAGTAATTCGTCGACGGTACGGCGTCAACGACACAGTCTTTCCGGCCAGATGAGTTACTACAAAATGCTGGGCTTCGGTGGATATAGCAAAAAAATGGCAACCAGCACAAATAGTTTATTTAGCACAGCCGTCATTTCCGGAAGTTCGTCTGCACCGAATCTAAGGGATATGATACCATGCACGGCATCGTCATCAG TTTTAGAAGGATTCGGAGGAGTACCGCCAATACGTCCATTGGAAACGCTGCACAATGCCTTGTCGCTGAAACAATTGGATGGTTTTCTGGAAAAAATGGTTACAGTTCCATTGTTCAAAACGCCTGCATCGTCATCGCCAACACCGATCCAAACACCGCAAACGCTGCCCGACAAAATTGGAACGTTGGCTA GTTGGAGTTGCCAAACGAGCATGAGCAGCACTAGTGCCATGTCCAGTGGTGGACCATCATCTCCAAACATTTCGGATAGCTTGAATTCTCGGAGTGACTTTTCCATCAGTTTGGCCAGTAATGACGG TGGGGTACTTGCAACTGAATTTTCGCAAATGTTTCAAATGTTAGACAATGAGCTAGGACCTGAAAGTACACAGTTTGCGTTCGATCAATTTCGACAAAATTCAGAAGAGAAAACCCTAGTTGGAAAAAGCAGCTTAATCGCTCAAGATCGAGAGAAAACTAATATTGACTCGTTTGAA GGACTCGATGATGAGGAAGATGAACCAACGATATCGAACGACAACTACAACGTTCATCAAATATCTCCTTCGAAGAAACCAGACTCGTTGAGTGATGGAACGAATTTAGAAAATGTCAATCCGTTTGATTCGCAAGCAAGGAGAGAAGGAATATCTCGTATTCAGAAACAGATTAGCCTTTGCGAGCGGGACGATTCAAGAGATTTGAAGCAACTCACACGAGACGTTGATAACTTTACACGACGTCCCGGCAGTGGTCACATAGCAAAACGTTGGATTGACTCTGCACCGCAACAAACCAATTATGTATCTGCCGACAATGTATGCAACACTTCATTTTATATTGGTCGCAGTCCAATAAAAAACTCGATGATCGATTCTGCCGATCCGAAAACCATGTCTTGCATGAATTTGAAATCGTGTGCCGGTCCTAGCATCAGTCCGGGTGCCGTTGTTGTAAAagagaaattcattgaaacgCCGGCGCCACTACGAGTGGCGAAGAGCTTTCATGGCAATACGGCGTTTCTGAAGTACAAGTGCAAAAAGTCAAAGAAATTGGATGCTGGTATATCGACTAGGTCGAGTGGTGATATAACGAGACCAGCATCGAGTAGTGATATTAAGCATAGGTTTGTTACGACGAAAGTCAATGAAGTGGATTTCGCTTCCTGCAAAAGTGCTGAAAGCGATGAAAACAAATAA
- the LOC119084485 gene encoding inositol hexakisphosphate and diphosphoinositol-pentakisphosphate kinase isoform X9: protein MEWTWLKDWWRLKKLRRNNQLRHNNHNGDDVDDDTLNSGYEDEDFDDMCYCDECMNGDIDLIQNNDGADSDCSTSSTGKQVLVGICAMSKKTQSKPMKEILTRLQEFEYIKMVVFDEEVILKDPVESWPICDCLISFHSKGFPLEKAIQYAQLRKPYVINNLHMQYDIQDRRRVYSILESVGIEIPRYGVLDRDSPDPKQHELVESEDHVEVNGITFNKPFVEKPVSAEDHNIYIYYPTSAGGGSQRLFRKIGSRSSVYSPESRVRKTGSFIYEDFMPTDGTGTDVKVYTVGPDYAHAEARKSPALDGKVERDSEGKEIRYPVILSNHEKMISRKVCMAFQQTVCGFDLLRANGKSFVCDVNGFSFVKNSNKYYDDCAKILGNMILRELAPTLHIPWSVPFQLDDPPIVPTTFGKMMELRCVVAVIRHGDRTPKQKMKVEVRHPKFFEIFEKYDGYKHGHVKLKRPKQLQEILDIARYLLSEIQTAEVEIEEKQGKLEQLKSVLEMYGHFSGINRKVQMKYQPKGRPRGSSSDDDVPKEPSLVLILKWGGELTPAGRIQAEELGRIFRCMYPGGQGRQEYGTQGLGLLRLHSTFRHDLKIYASDEGRVQMTAAAFAKGLLALEGELTPILVQMVKSANTNGLLDNDCDSSKYQNMAKNRLHELMQIDREFTAEDRLEINPSNSISINQAIDFVKNPVKCCTHVQLLIQTLLSIVNVKKDDPKTRDAILYHGETWDLMGRRWGKIEKDFSTKNKSFDISKIPDIYDCIKYDLQHNQHTLQYDQAEELYIYAKYLADIVIPQEYGLTIQEKLTIGQGICTPLLKKIKSDLQRNIEEVGNESVNRLNPRYSHGVSSPGRHVRTRLYFTSESHVHSLLTVLRFGGLLDVLNDEQWSRAMQYISMVSELNYMSQIVIMLYEDPTKDPTSEERFHVELHFSPGVNCCVQKNLPPGPGFRPHSRNDSVTSKNTSGDEEPSQSKIEEESDTFAESVSGSSSKTLLADSTDEPSELPKMTNKNRHSKVSKPIPIGMHHTVCGHEAKDLAKRLTDELASQQAHHSGSLGSQRTNSPESEPRARSFENREAKTKSDHKYYQSLQAVNNQDTTPSPSNSSTVRRQRHSLSGQMSYYKMLGFGGYSKKMATSTNSLFSTAVISGSSSAPNLRDMIPCTASSSVLEGFGGVPPIRPLETLHNALSLKQLDGFLEKMVTVPLFKTPASSSPTPIQTPQTLPDKIGTLASWSCQTSMSSTSAMSSGGPSSPNISDSLNSRSDFSISLASNDGGVLATEFSQMFQMLDNELGPESTQFAFDQFRQNSEEKTLVGKSSLIAQDREKTNIDSFEGLDDEEDEPTISNDNYNVHQISPSKKPDSLSDGTNLENVNPFDSQARREGISRIQKQISLCERDDSRDLKQLTRDVDNFTRRPGSGHIAKRWIDSAPQQTNYVSADNVCNTSFYIGRSPIKNSMIDSADPKTMSCMNLKSCAGPSISPGAVVVKEKFIETPAPLRVAKSFHGNTAFLKYKCKKSKKLDAGISTRSSGDITRPASSSDIKHRFVTTKVNEVDFASCKSAESDENK from the exons atggAATGGACATGGCTCAAAGATTGGTGGCGTTTGAAAAAGCTGCGCCGAAACAATCAATTACGGCACAATAATCATAATGGCGATGACGTCGACGACGATACCTTGAATAGTGGCTATGAGGACGAGGATTTCGATGATATGTGTTACTGTGATGAGTGTATGAAT GGCGATATTGATCTAATCCAAAACAATGACGGTGCCGACTCGGATTGCAGTACATCTTCGACTGGTAAACAGGTTCTGGTTGGCATTTGTGCCATGTCCAAGAAAACCCAATCGAAACCGATGAAGGAAATTCTGACACGACTCCAGGAATTTGAGTACATTAAGATGGTGGTGTTTGACGAGGAAGTCATTCTCAAA GATCCGGTAGAAAGTTGGCCAATTTGCGACTGCTTGATATCGTTCCATTCGAAAGGATTCCCGTTGGAAAAGGCTATACAATACGCACAATTGCGCAAGCCCTATGTGATAAACAATCTGCATATGCAGTATGATATACAG GATCGTCGTAgagtttattcaattttagaaTCGGTTGGCATCGAAATTCCCCGATACGGAGTGTTAGATAGAGATTCACCGGATCCAAAAC AACATGAATTAGTTGAGAGCGAAGATCATGTTGAAGTGAATGGCATCACATTCAATAAGCCATTCGTTGAGAAACCAGTGTCGGCAGAAGACCATaacatttacatttattaTCCGACATCGGCCGGTGGCGGTAGTCAACGCTTATTTAGAAAG ATTGGAAGCCGGAGTAGTGTTTACTCACCAGAGTCTAGAGTTCGTAAAACAggttcatttatttatgaagatTTTATGCCGACGGATG gtACAGGAACTGATGTCAAAGTCTATACAGTTGGACCCGACTACGCCCATGCCGAAGCTCGTAAGAGTCCAGCCCTCGATGGTAAAGTGGAACGTGATAGCGAAGGAAAAGAGATTCGTTATCCGGTCATACTGTCGAATCACGAGAAAATGATATCGCGGAAAGTGTGCATGGCCTTTCAGCAGACGGTTTGCGGATTTGATTTGTTGAG AGCGAACGGAAAGTCGTTTGTCTGTGATGTGAATGGATTCAGTTTCGTCAAAAATTCTAACAAATATTATGACGACTGTGCCAAGATATTAGGTAATATGATACTTAGAGAACTAGCACCGACACTACATATCCCCTGGTCGGTACCATTCCAATTGGACGATCCACCCATTGTGCCGACGACATTTGGTAAAATGATGGAATTAAGATGTGTCGTTGCCGTTATACGGCATGGTGATCGGACGCCGAAACAAAAGATGAAAGTGGAAGTTCGTCATCCAAA AttctttgaaatatttgagaaatACGACGGTTACAAACATGGTCACGTGAAGCTTAAACGGCCGAAGCAATTGCAGGAAATTTTAG ACATAGCACGGTACTTGCTTAGCGAAATACAAACGGCAGAGGTCGAAATCGAGGAAAAGCAGGGAAAACTGGAACAACTGAAAAGTGTTTTGGAAAT GTATGGCCACTTTTCCGGCATCAATCGTAAAGTTCAAATGAAATATCAACCGAAGGGACGACCGCGCGGATCCAGTTCGGATGATG ATGTTCCCAAAGAACCGTCTTTGGTGCTAATATTAAAGTGGGGCGGTGAACTCACTCCAGCCGGACGAATACAAGCCGAAGAACTCGGGCGAATATTTCGTTGCATGTATCCAG GTGGCCAAGGTAGACAGGAATACGGTACACAAGGCTTAGGTCTTTTAAg ATTGCATTCGACATTTCGTCACGATTTGAAGATCTACGCATCCGATGAGGGACGTGTGCAAATGACTGCGGCTGCTTTCGCTAAAGGTTTACTGGCATTGGAAGGTGAATTAACGCCAATTCTTGTACAAATGGTTAAAAGTGCAAATACCAACGGATTGTTGGACAATGACTGTGATTCGAGTAAATATCAAAACAT GGCCAAAAATCGATTACACGAATTGATGCAAATTGACCGTGAGTTTACAGCAGAGGATCGACTGGAGATAAATCCATCGAATAGTATTAGCATCAATCAAG CCATTGACTTCGTAAAAAATCCGGTCAAATGCTGTACCCATGTTCAGCTACTCATCCAAACGCTGTTGTCAATTGTTAATGTTAAAAAAGACGATCCGAAAACTCGCGATGCTATTTTGTATCATGGCGAAACATGGGACCTGATGGGCCGTAGATggggaaaaattgaaaaggatTTTTCCACTAAAAACAAGTCCTTCGACATATCCAAGATACCGG ACATTTACGATTGCATCAAATACGACCTGCAACACAATCAACATACTTTACAATACGATCAGGCCGAAGAACTGTACATTTATGCGAAATACTTGGCTGACATTGTAATACCTCAAGAGTATGGCCTTACCATTCAGGAAAAATTGACCATTGGCCAGGGAATATGCACACCATTGCTGAAAAAGATCAAATCCGATCTGCAACGTAACATCGAAGAAGTGGGAAACGAAAGTGTGAACCGGTTAAATCCCCGATACAGTCATGGCGTTTCAAGTCCTGGTAGGCACGTTCGTACCCGTCTATATTTTACGAGTGAATCGCACGTTCACTCGTTGCTGACTGTGTTGCGTTTCGGCGGCTTATTGGATGTGTTGAATGACGAACAGTGGAGCCGGGCCATGCAATACATATCGATGGTTTCCGAATTGAATTACATGTCGCAAATTGTGATAATGCTTTACGAGGATCCAACGAAAGATCCCACCTCCGAGGAACGCTTCCATGTCGAGTTGCACTTTAGTCCCGGTGTAAATTGTTGTGTTCAGAAAAATCTACCGCCGGGGCCTGGGTTCCGACCTCACAGTCGGAATGACTCCGTAACTTCGAAGAACACG AGTGGCGATGAGGAACCGTCCCAATCGAAAATCGAAGAGGAAAGTGACACCTTCGCTGAAAGTGTATCCGGATCTTCATCGAAAACCTTACTAGCCGATTCG ACCGATGAGCCGAGCGAACTGCCAAAGATGACCAACAAAAATCGCCATTCGAAAGTCTCCAAACCAATACCAATCGGAATGCACCACACAGTATGCGGACACGAGGCAAAAGATTTGGCGAAAAGATTGACCGACGAATTGGCATCGCAACAGGCACATCATAGTGGATCGTTGGGTTCGCAACGCACAAACAGTCCGGAAAGTGAGCCGCGTGCACGATCTTTCGAGAATCGCGAGGCCAAAACGAAAA gTGACCACAAGTACTACCAGAGTCTGCAAGCGGTGAACAACCAAG ACACAACTCCATCGCCAAGTAATTCGTCGACGGTACGGCGTCAACGACACAGTCTTTCCGGCCAGATGAGTTACTACAAAATGCTGGGCTTCGGTGGATATAGCAAAAAAATGGCAACCAGCACAAATAGTTTATTTAGCACAGCCGTCATTTCCGGAAGTTCGTCTGCACCGAATCTAAGGGATATGATACCATGCACGGCATCGTCATCAG TTTTAGAAGGATTCGGAGGAGTACCGCCAATACGTCCATTGGAAACGCTGCACAATGCCTTGTCGCTGAAACAATTGGATGGTTTTCTGGAAAAAATGGTTACAGTTCCATTGTTCAAAACGCCTGCATCGTCATCGCCAACACCGATCCAAACACCGCAAACGCTGCCCGACAAAATTGGAACGTTGGCTA GTTGGAGTTGCCAAACGAGCATGAGCAGCACTAGTGCCATGTCCAGTGGTGGACCATCATCTCCAAACATTTCGGATAGCTTGAATTCTCGGAGTGACTTTTCCATCAGTTTGGCCAGTAATGACGG TGGGGTACTTGCAACTGAATTTTCGCAAATGTTTCAAATGTTAGACAATGAGCTAGGACCTGAAAGTACACAGTTTGCGTTCGATCAATTTCGACAAAATTCAGAAGAGAAAACCCTAGTTGGAAAAAGCAGCTTAATCGCTCAAGATCGAGAGAAAACTAATATTGACTCGTTTGAA GGACTCGATGATGAGGAAGATGAACCAACGATATCGAACGACAACTACAACGTTCATCAAATATCTCCTTCGAAGAAACCAGACTCGTTGAGTGATGGAACGAATTTAGAAAATGTCAATCCGTTTGATTCGCAAGCAAGGAGAGAAGGAATATCTCGTATTCAGAAACAGATTAGCCTTTGCGAGCGGGACGATTCAAGAGATTTGAAGCAACTCACACGAGACGTTGATAACTTTACACGACGTCCCGGCAGTGGTCACATAGCAAAACGTTGGATTGACTCTGCACCGCAACAAACCAATTATGTATCTGCCGACAATGTATGCAACACTTCATTTTATATTGGTCGCAGTCCAATAAAAAACTCGATGATCGATTCTGCCGATCCGAAAACCATGTCTTGCATGAATTTGAAATCGTGTGCCGGTCCTAGCATCAGTCCGGGTGCCGTTGTTGTAAAagagaaattcattgaaacgCCGGCGCCACTACGAGTGGCGAAGAGCTTTCATGGCAATACGGCGTTTCTGAAGTACAAGTGCAAAAAGTCAAAGAAATTGGATGCTGGTATATCGACTAGGTCGAGTGGTGATATAACGAGACCAGCATCGAGTAGTGATATTAAGCATAGGTTTGTTACGACGAAAGTCAATGAAGTGGATTTCGCTTCCTGCAAAAGTGCTGAAAGCGATGAAAACAAATAA